The region CcccttaattttttgttttgaatcgcatttaaaaataactttttgtaatattttagtTCATATTTCATTGATGGATTGAGGCAAGTTTATTTTGTGTGTTATTCCCATGCTAGGTTCCTTCTTCACTCTTAtagctaaaataaataaatataaatacatagaTTAATGGAATTTGGTGGCTCTACTGCATCAGGATGTGCTCGGCAACGGAGCTGAGCTTGCGATCGCCCCGGCGCTTCCTCAGCTGGGCGTTTCTCCTCTCCGCTTGCAGGTTAATCTCGTTCTGGGAGTCCTCCGCCGCGGTCTCCTCGGTGGCAGCCTCCTCCTCCACATCCTCGGTTTGATGGGACTCCGCCTCTGGACTCTCTTCGTTCTCGACAAAGATGCACTCGGGATTAACGGCAGCGCACTCGCCAAAATTGGAGGCTCTGGCCACTGGGTTGCGGGCATTGGTGTACTTCTCAAAGAAGCCACGACCCACGATGCGGAAGGCCATGCTGGTCATGGGGTTCAGCTTGGAGCGGAACTCCATTTCGCAGACGAAGCGGCGACGGCAGGCCTTGGAGTCCAGACCCAAAAAGGCGAACATGAAGTCGGCGATTCTGGTGGAGGTTTTTGGGAAGTCAAGGCATGTTCTTATAATTTTTGGAAACTCCACTACTTACTGCTCTTCAGCTGGCATTTGGCGGGCTACGCTCTCTGAGATCTCCTCGTCTACAATCTCAACCTGTCCCTCCTCCTCTGCCTGCTCCTCATCCTGCATCATTTGAGAATCATCGTCAGTGCTCCGCCTGCCACGACGACGCACATCAGTGGGACCAGTGGGGCCGGTGGGACCCTCGCTATGATAATCACCATGGACATCCGAGGAGACGATATCTGATCCTGCATAGCTGCTGTAGCCGGAGTAGGGCTCAAAGCTGGCACTGGAATCATAGGAAGTCGGGCCCTCATAGTGATCGGAGTGGTCGTGATCCAGAGAGTAGGGAATGTGGTCATGGTGGCTGAAGGATGAGGGTCTACATGGAGAAGCCTTTGATTAAAATCTTTGAAAAgccgaaaacttttaaaaaccaCTTACGGATGATCCAGAATAATCTCCTGATTGCACCTGGAGTGAGGCCAGAAGTAGCGGAAACCCAAGTAGATGGCACTGCCCACAAAGAAGGAGACAATCACCACTTTCACCTTGATCCAGTAGGCGATCGCAATGGGCCACAAGTGGCggtctaaaaatataaaaataggaaaaattaaataattttccattGCATCAGAGGCGGACAACTTTCACTTTCTGCTCTGGGTAttctacattttttaaagaagacCAATATCTTTTGGCCAAGACTGAAAGTGAAAAGTGTTAATTGATCGCAATTCGTGATCATCCAATATCATCTGGCTGGGGATTTGAACCCCATCTTAGTATGGGGGAAAACTTTCCAAAGAAAGTGGATTGATGGTACACGCCCCAGAGCTGTGATTATCGGGATCGGATCGGGCAAACAATCAGTATTCTGGTAATAGTTACCCGCTAATTGTTATATAAATTATGCTCCACTGATAACACCTGGATTATTGCTGTTTAATCACATGGTGTAGTAATGGGGTTAGTGATAAAAATTAGATAAGGTTTACGTTtactttaaaaatcttttaaaattgtgatttcttaaaaaaaaagagggaaaCTAATTCTTTACTTACACCAGAACATATGATGACGATGGCGACGAGTACGTCCCTCGAACTCCATCAGCTCCCGGCCCAGGTTCTCCCAGGTATCCTCAGGTTGGTTATCCACTTGGGTAGAAGGCTCCGCATTTTCCGTCTCCTCGCAAAAGACCAGGGTGTAGTAGAGCACCAGGAGCACGGCTCCATACCAAATAGTATTCTTATGCATGGTTATAGATGGTTATTTTTGTCTCCGAAGTTGAAGATTAAAAGCTGGTATCCCTTTAGCTTTGGTAAGTCACTGCAGAACTGAATGATGCAGCTTGGAGCTGCGGACCGGGCTTATATACCGATCCAGTCCCAAGTTCAGGGTGATAATTAAAAACACTGTTGTGGCTTTGCGCGCAGATTTTCACACATGCGTAGAGAAGCCGGCACCGGTGATATGACGAACTCGAATTCGAACTTTTTAATGCTCAAAGCATGCATTTGAAATTTCTTTAAACTAGTGCAATTTCACTTTCTTAAGTCGTGCTTTGGTTTCTAGCCATATTTGACGTTTATGTAAATTAATAGCGATTATGAAACGCAGGCCTGGCTTAGCTAATTGTTTGATGGCGTTTTTTTGTTCAGAATTTCAAATGTTATGTAAAGTGCGCGCCAAACTAGCAGCCTGAAAGTTCTTAAAAGTTATCGAAGTTGCAGGGTGTCATCGCTAATGAGTTGAATGTAAACATTCTTCTTAGTTTTTGTTAAATGCCGGTTTTCTGAATTATGTCAAGCCTTACATCGAATGATATGGATACAAATCCTCCTGCTCCGGATCCCCAGGCGCCAATAACGCGCAAAGGCTTCCTGATTTCCCTCAAAAACAGTGGTACCCCAATGCCAATTCCCGAACAGAATCTGGTGGGTAATCCACGTCAGATTTTCTGATTCTTTGATGATTTTAATCCATTATTTTTAGTATGGACGTTGTCGGCCAGTTTCGGAATTCGAGAAACTTAACCGCGTGGGTGAGGGCAGCTATGGCATTGTCTGTAAGTAGAACCACTGGCGGCAATGGTTCCATTTAATACAAACAGTATCTCTCAGACCGCGCTCGTGATACCCGCACCAATGAAATTGTGGCCCTGAAGAAGGTTCGAATGGACCAAGAGAAGGACGGCCTGCCTGTCAGTGGACTCCGTGAGATAATGATTCTTAAGCAGTGTCAGCACGAGAACATCGTTCGTCTGCGGGAAGTGGTTGTGGGAAAAAGCTTGGACAGCATCTTTCTGGTAATGGACTTCTGTGAACAGGATCTGGCCTCAGTGCTGGACAACATGTCAAAGCCATTTACCGAGTCAGAGGTGAAGTGCATCACCCTTCAGGTTTTAAAGGCCCTGAAGTATCTCCATGAACGCTATATGATCCATAGGGATCTAAAGGTTTCCAATCTTTTGATGACCGACAAAGGATGCATCAAAGTTGGTAAGTGAATGATAAGCTATTCCtcgataaaaatattaatttgtaCTCTCTCTTAGCTGACTTTGGTCTGGCTCGCATGTATAGCCATCCTCCCAAGCCCATGACTCCTCAGATGGTGACATTGTGGTACCGTGCACCGGAACTACTCCTAGGCTGTCGCACTCATACAACCGCTGTGGATATGTGGGCCTTTGGTTGCATCCTGGGAGAACTCCTGCTGGGGAAACCTTTGCTGCCTGGTAACTCAGAGATTGCCCAGCTGGACATGATCATTGATTTGCTGGGTGCTCCCTCGGAATCCATTTGGCCTGGCTTCTCGGAGCTGCCCGCCGTGCAGAACTTCACTTTGAGTCAGCAGCCCTACAACAATCTCAAGACCAAGTTCCACATGATAGGACAGTCAGGCAGGAATCTCCTTAACATACTGTTTATTTATAATCCCAATACAAGGGCCACGGCAGAGGAATGCCTAAGCAGCAAGTACTTCTTGGACCCGCCTCAAGGTGAGCTTAGCACCTAGTTTTAATGGATGCCTCTCCTAAAATTCTCTTGTATTCACCAACAGCATGTGACCCCCGAATGATGCCCACTTTCCCGCAACATCGCAACGCTACATCTTCTACACAAGCTCCGGCAGCCGCCGACATTCCCATTTCCGATCTTCTAAATGTATTCATCAAGCGCCAGCGCATGGATTAAAACGTTAACGAATTTATTGAGAACATTATGCAATACGATTGGGAGAAACTTTCTACAGGTATGGCCGGTCCATGGGCGTCTTCTTCGCCTTCTTGTCGCGGGCACGAGGAAACCATCGGTTCTTTGTGGTGTGCGTCAGCTTCATCAGCTCCTGCCGCGACACCTCTGGATGTTTCCTGCCAAAGGCTTGCATCGCAGTCTTCAAAGCAGTTTCCTTGATTACTTCAGAGGTTTGGACATCGGCGATCTTGGGCAGCGGTTGGGTTTTCTCGTAGGGGAAGGGTGTATCCGGGTGCCATGCCACTA is a window of Drosophila bipectinata strain 14024-0381.07 chromosome 2R, DbipHiC1v2, whole genome shotgun sequence DNA encoding:
- the LOC108119296 gene encoding uncharacterized protein, whose translation is MHKNTIWYGAVLLVLYYTLVFCEETENAEPSTQVDNQPEDTWENLGRELMEFEGRTRRHRHHMFWYRHLWPIAIAYWIKVKVVIVSFFVGSAIYLGFRYFWPHSRCNQEIILDHPPSSFSHHDHIPYSLDHDHSDHYEGPTSYDSSASFEPYSGYSSYAGSDIVSSDVHGDYHSEGPTGPTGPTDVRRRGRRSTDDDSQMMQDEEQAEEEGQVEIVDEEISESVARQMPAEEQIADFMFAFLGLDSKACRRRFVCEMEFRSKLNPMTSMAFRIVGRGFFEKYTNARNPVARASNFGECAAVNPECIFVENEESPEAESHQTEDVEEEAATEETAAEDSQNEINLQAERRNAQLRKRRGDRKLSSVAEHILMQ
- the Cdc2rk gene encoding cyclin-dependent kinase 10, translated to MSSLTSNDMDTNPPAPDPQAPITRKGFLISLKNSGTPMPIPEQNLYGRCRPVSEFEKLNRVGEGSYGIVYRARDTRTNEIVALKKVRMDQEKDGLPVSGLREIMILKQCQHENIVRLREVVVGKSLDSIFLVMDFCEQDLASVLDNMSKPFTESEVKCITLQVLKALKYLHERYMIHRDLKVSNLLMTDKGCIKVADFGLARMYSHPPKPMTPQMVTLWYRAPELLLGCRTHTTAVDMWAFGCILGELLLGKPLLPGNSEIAQLDMIIDLLGAPSESIWPGFSELPAVQNFTLSQQPYNNLKTKFHMIGQSGRNLLNILFIYNPNTRATAEECLSSKYFLDPPQACDPRMMPTFPQHRNATSSTQAPAAADIPISDLLNVFIKRQRMD
- the mRpL42 gene encoding large ribosomal subunit protein mL42; the protein is MSAARLYAGFRLFSSSSINRNAVGGKSLVEAVAVTKNGRTIVAWHPDTPFPYEKTQPLPKIADVQTSEVIKETALKTAMQAFGRKHPEVSRQELMKLTHTTKNRWFPRARDKKAKKTPMDRPYL